GAGCAGTCCCGGCAGATGGATACCGGCGCACCCGACCCCTGGAAGAGCTTCCGGGGGGTGCTGGCCGGCACGCTGATCCTCGAGGCGATCGTGGTGCTGCTGGCCGTTCCGGTGGTGGCGCGGGCCGGCGCGGGGCTGACCCCGGCCAGCGGGACCTATCTGGTCGGCCTGGCCGTGGTCATGGTGCTGTTCACCGGGGTGCAGCGGCGGCCCTGGG
The window above is part of the Mycolicibacterium hassiacum DSM 44199 genome. Proteins encoded here:
- a CDS encoding DUF4233 domain-containing protein — protein: MDTGAPDPWKSFRGVLAGTLILEAIVVLLAVPVVARAGAGLTPASGTYLVGLAVVMVLFTGVQRRPWAIWADIALQAAVIAGFAVHGAIGFIGVLFLVVWLFIAYLRFEVLRRQKRGLLPGQQPPSD